A genomic stretch from Meiothermus sp. CFH 77666 includes:
- a CDS encoding MgtC/SapB family protein, translating into MQEQLWHLLAATLIGFAVGLERERAKVERQGSAIGGVRTFTLLGLLGGVSALGPNLWLPAAGLLAVAGLAVYSLKNSRDATSQVAALTVYVLGVLCGLGTVLPALFAGALLLGFLAFHDELHAFAGGIERSEVEAAVLLALLLGVVYPLLPDANYGPYGVWNPREIWQVVLLVAGVNFVGYLALRLLGSKGLWAAALLGGLVSSTAVTLSMVAQSRANPGQNPLWASGAVLSSQMMLGRILVWSATAPALLQVLWLPILVWLLWGLLTAAWLARRDRGVSESVPVQNPLQLQSALLFAGVYALVKLLTRVGLEVFGSTGVYVVSALSGVADVDAISLSLARLAGNGQLVLQVASIAILMAALSNTAFKTALSFGARGLGVYVALGLLPGGLLALLIALAR; encoded by the coding sequence GTGCAAGAGCAGCTATGGCATTTGCTGGCCGCCACCCTGATTGGGTTTGCGGTGGGCCTCGAGCGCGAACGTGCCAAAGTCGAGCGTCAGGGCTCGGCTATTGGGGGGGTGCGTACCTTCACCCTGCTGGGGTTGCTGGGCGGAGTAAGCGCCCTTGGGCCAAACCTGTGGTTACCGGCGGCGGGGCTATTGGCGGTGGCAGGCCTGGCGGTGTACTCGCTCAAAAACAGCCGCGATGCCACCAGCCAGGTGGCTGCCCTGACCGTGTATGTGCTGGGGGTGTTGTGCGGTCTGGGCACCGTGCTGCCGGCCCTGTTTGCGGGGGCCTTGCTGCTGGGGTTCCTGGCCTTCCACGACGAGCTGCATGCTTTTGCGGGCGGTATCGAGCGGAGCGAGGTCGAGGCGGCGGTGTTGCTGGCCTTGCTGCTCGGGGTGGTCTACCCCCTGCTTCCCGATGCCAACTATGGCCCCTATGGGGTCTGGAATCCCCGTGAAATCTGGCAGGTGGTCTTGCTGGTGGCCGGGGTCAACTTTGTGGGTTATCTGGCCCTGCGCTTGCTGGGTTCCAAAGGCTTGTGGGCAGCGGCCTTGTTGGGGGGCCTGGTCTCGTCCACTGCCGTCACCCTTTCGATGGTGGCCCAGAGCCGTGCGAACCCCGGCCAGAACCCGCTCTGGGCCAGTGGGGCCGTGTTGTCCTCCCAGATGATGTTAGGGCGGATTCTGGTCTGGAGCGCCACGGCGCCCGCCCTCTTGCAGGTGCTCTGGCTCCCGATCCTGGTGTGGCTGCTATGGGGATTGCTAACGGCGGCCTGGCTGGCCCGGCGGGATCGGGGTGTGTCGGAAAGTGTACCCGTGCAAAACCCCTTGCAGCTCCAGAGCGCTTTGCTTTTTGCTGGGGTCTATGCGCTGGTCAAGCTGCTGACCCGTGTGGGCCTCGAGGTCTTCGGGAGTACGGGGGTTTATGTGGTGAGCGCCCTCTCGGGGGTGGCCGATGTGGACGCCATATCGCTCTCGCTGGCGCGTCTGGCGGGCAATGGGCAGTTGGTCTTGCAGGTGGCCTCCATCGCCATCCTAATGGCCGCTTTGAGCAACACCGCGTTCAAAACCGCGCTGTCGTTTGGGGCCCGGGGACTGGGCGTTTATGTGGCGCTGGGGCTCCTGCCGGGTGGGTTGCTGGCTTTGCTGATAGCGCTGGCCCGGTGA
- a CDS encoding bifunctional nicotinamide-nucleotide adenylyltransferase/Nudix hydroxylase — translation MKTAVFIGRFQPPHRAHLETITRALARFDRLIVVLGSALCYPTPKNPFSAEEREAMIKASLDTEAAQRLHFVAVPDDFYDDPRWFRTVRAAVEAIAGSNAEICITGYHKDESSYYLHGFGNWPFEPSGVASPLNATDVRNSYFAGSADWKAMVPEAVRQFMEQFATTAEFGRLQAEWKTLQYYRSLEQRYPYPIVHVATDAMVLAQAQVLLVERAGSLSKGAWALPGGYVELKETLLEAALRELREETGLALKPSQLSATKAFDYPGRSLRGRVISFGHFFNLGDTPPPFVQGQDDAARAFWLPLHQLPQHQARFFEDHYQEIRWFLERHNP, via the coding sequence ATGAAAACCGCTGTATTCATAGGGCGCTTCCAGCCGCCGCACAGGGCTCACCTCGAGACCATCACCCGCGCTTTGGCTCGTTTTGATCGGCTGATTGTGGTGCTGGGCAGTGCGCTGTGCTACCCCACCCCCAAAAACCCCTTCAGCGCCGAAGAGCGCGAGGCCATGATCAAGGCAAGTCTGGATACAGAAGCAGCTCAGCGGCTTCACTTTGTGGCCGTACCGGACGACTTCTACGACGACCCCCGCTGGTTCCGCACGGTGCGCGCTGCGGTCGAGGCCATTGCTGGCAGCAACGCCGAAATCTGCATCACCGGCTACCACAAGGACGAGAGCAGCTACTACCTGCACGGCTTTGGCAACTGGCCCTTTGAGCCCAGTGGGGTGGCGAGCCCCCTCAACGCCACCGACGTGCGCAATAGCTATTTTGCCGGGAGCGCCGACTGGAAGGCCATGGTGCCCGAGGCGGTGCGGCAGTTCATGGAGCAGTTTGCCACCACGGCGGAGTTTGGCCGTCTGCAGGCCGAGTGGAAAACGCTCCAGTATTACCGTTCGCTCGAGCAGCGCTACCCCTATCCCATCGTGCACGTCGCCACCGACGCAATGGTGCTGGCCCAGGCGCAGGTGCTGCTGGTCGAACGCGCCGGTTCGCTCAGCAAGGGTGCCTGGGCCCTACCGGGGGGCTATGTGGAGCTGAAGGAGACCCTGCTCGAGGCCGCCTTGCGCGAGCTGCGCGAGGAAACCGGCCTGGCGCTAAAGCCCTCGCAGCTCAGCGCCACCAAGGCTTTCGACTACCCCGGCCGAAGCCTGCGCGGCAGGGTGATTAGCTTTGGCCACTTCTTCAACCTGGGCGATACCCCACCCCCTTTTGTGCAGGGCCAGGACGATGCAGCCCGTGCCTTCTGGCTACCCCTGCACCAACTCCCCCAGCACCAGGCCCGCTTCTTCGAAGACCACTACCAGGAAATCCGCTGGTTCCTGGAGCGTCATAACCCATGA
- a CDS encoding NUDIX domain-containing protein, translating into MNRRPHEEQHFLDNYDASIYDRPSVSVDVVILTLREGHLQALLVKRKEHPFLNYWSLPGGFVQVHESLDEAAARVLRQKAGLEGVVGLEREGATHHPIYLEQLYTFGSPERDPRTRVISVAYYALVEASHIREVGEETALFKLRIPEGVGSVEIYDNKHKKYSLAFDHAEILAVAVRRIRGKLGYTPIGFELLPERFTLRQLQAVHEIILQKKLNKDSFRRKMLASGMLEATGELERGVGFRPAELYRFRRGA; encoded by the coding sequence GTGAACCGACGCCCCCATGAAGAACAGCATTTTCTGGATAACTACGATGCCAGCATTTACGATAGGCCTTCGGTTTCGGTTGACGTGGTCATCCTGACCCTGCGCGAAGGGCACCTGCAAGCCTTGCTGGTCAAGCGTAAGGAGCATCCCTTCCTTAACTACTGGAGCCTGCCGGGCGGTTTCGTTCAAGTACACGAGTCGCTGGACGAGGCCGCTGCGCGGGTTCTGCGACAAAAGGCCGGGCTGGAGGGCGTGGTAGGGCTCGAAAGAGAAGGCGCTACCCATCACCCCATCTATCTCGAGCAGCTCTACACCTTTGGCAGCCCTGAGCGCGACCCGCGTACGCGGGTCATCAGTGTGGCTTATTACGCCCTGGTAGAGGCCAGCCACATCCGTGAAGTGGGCGAGGAGACCGCACTTTTCAAGCTGCGCATCCCGGAAGGAGTGGGCAGTGTGGAGATTTACGATAACAAACACAAGAAATATTCGCTGGCCTTCGACCACGCCGAGATTCTGGCCGTGGCCGTGCGGCGCATTCGCGGCAAACTCGGCTATACCCCGATTGGTTTTGAGTTGCTGCCCGAGCGCTTTACCCTGCGACAGCTACAGGCTGTCCACGAGATCATCCTGCAAAAAAAGCTCAACAAGGACTCCTTCCGGCGCAAGATGCTGGCCTCGGGGATGCTCGAGGCCACCGGCGAACTCGAGCGCGGAGTGGGCTTCCGGCCCGCCGAGCTGTACCGCTTCCGGAGGGGAGCATGA
- a CDS encoding GAF domain-containing protein has protein sequence MSDFLLQLDSRTLAGFLQATRDAVLIASTERKLVYANRAAQDLLGYSLEELQARDILDWIAPPYREWVAERIQQNRTAAPGIFEIALVRKDGSWRYVRYSILYLEIEGQMYGAAIAHDLTETRQTLRRLEALYQADEKLYASLELDEVLQALVDVCVDLLGADKSCILIWDETHQHLITRAQRGFTSQFVQTMNEYAGRGLLVHAARSGETVVVQDTHQDERVARQVTDPEGIRAFMHIPIRLNGEVFGVFSVDNVRPHTLGPEEQRAFTSLARRAAVAIRNARLYAEAQGKAALEERQKLARNLHDSVSQAIYGIALGVRTAKTQLARNPEQAPAALDFVMNLAEAATAEMRALIFELRPESLQQEGLVAALSKQAAAARARHGLRLEASLCPEPALSLEAKEALYRVAQEALNNIAKHARAHKVHLRLQQEDGMVRLEVCDDGVGFDNQREYPGHLGLVSMRERIERLGGRFWIESSPGAGTTVQAVLPLPDQAR, from the coding sequence TTGAGTGACTTCCTGCTTCAGCTTGACTCCAGAACCCTGGCGGGGTTTTTGCAGGCTACCCGCGACGCGGTTCTGATTGCCTCTACCGAGCGCAAGCTGGTGTACGCCAACCGGGCGGCCCAGGACTTGCTGGGTTATAGCCTGGAGGAGCTGCAAGCCAGGGACATCCTGGACTGGATTGCGCCGCCCTACCGTGAGTGGGTGGCCGAACGCATCCAGCAGAACCGCACCGCCGCGCCGGGCATCTTCGAGATAGCCCTGGTACGTAAGGACGGAAGCTGGCGGTATGTGCGCTACTCCATCCTGTATCTGGAAATTGAAGGCCAGATGTACGGAGCGGCCATAGCCCATGACCTCACCGAGACCCGCCAGACCCTGCGCCGCCTTGAAGCGCTCTACCAGGCCGACGAAAAGCTCTATGCCTCCCTCGAGCTCGATGAGGTCTTGCAGGCGCTGGTAGATGTGTGTGTGGATCTGCTGGGGGCTGACAAAAGCTGCATCCTGATTTGGGATGAAACCCACCAGCACCTCATTACCCGCGCCCAGCGGGGGTTTACCTCGCAGTTTGTGCAGACCATGAACGAGTATGCCGGGCGTGGCCTGCTGGTCCACGCGGCCCGGAGCGGCGAGACGGTGGTGGTACAGGACACCCACCAGGATGAGCGGGTAGCCCGGCAGGTGACCGACCCCGAGGGTATAAGGGCCTTCATGCACATCCCCATACGCCTGAATGGCGAGGTGTTTGGGGTTTTTAGCGTGGATAACGTACGTCCCCACACCCTGGGCCCCGAGGAGCAGCGGGCTTTTACCTCGCTGGCCCGGCGGGCCGCCGTGGCCATTCGCAACGCCCGCCTCTACGCCGAGGCCCAGGGCAAGGCGGCCCTCGAGGAGCGCCAGAAGCTGGCCCGCAACCTGCACGACTCGGTTTCACAGGCCATCTATGGCATTGCGCTGGGGGTACGCACCGCCAAAACCCAACTGGCTCGCAACCCCGAACAGGCCCCCGCAGCCCTGGACTTCGTGATGAACCTGGCCGAGGCCGCCACCGCCGAGATGCGGGCCTTGATCTTCGAGTTGCGCCCGGAGTCGCTTCAGCAAGAAGGGTTGGTCGCAGCCCTGTCCAAGCAGGCCGCGGCTGCCAGGGCCCGTCATGGTCTTCGCCTCGAGGCCAGTCTATGCCCCGAGCCTGCTCTGAGCCTGGAAGCCAAAGAAGCCCTTTACCGCGTAGCTCAGGAAGCCCTCAACAACATCGCCAAACACGCCAGAGCCCACAAAGTACACCTGCGCTTGCAGCAGGAAGACGGCATGGTGCGGCTCGAGGTCTGCGACGATGGGGTGGGTTTTGACAACCAGCGCGAGTATCCGGGCCATCTGGGCCTGGTTTCCATGCGTGAGCGCATCGAGCGTCTGGGGGGTCGCTTCTGGATAGAAAGCAGTCCTGGTGCAGGTACTACAGTGCAGGCGGTGCTCCCTTTGCCGGATCAGGCTCGCTAA
- a CDS encoding isoprenyl transferase has protein sequence MAATSPVRIPKGSIRQQLVRLFSALLKPLYWWYEKRVEAEVRQGQVPKHLGMILDGNRRFARELGLEAHQGHEFGVQKAYEVLEWCLELKIPTVTIWVFSTDNFNRSQTEVETLMRLFVQEAKRMAQDPRIHANEVRVKVIGRHDRFPPKVLEALEELEKATEHHSGMLLNIAMGYGGREEIVDAVKQLLLEAAKTGKSPEELAAELDMEHISERLYTAGVPDPDFIIRTSGEIRLSGFLLWQAAYSEYYFFDAFWPAFRKVDFLRAVRDYQKRERRFGK, from the coding sequence ATGGCAGCAACATCACCGGTGCGCATTCCCAAAGGTTCGATTCGACAACAACTGGTACGGCTCTTTAGCGCTCTGCTCAAGCCGCTCTACTGGTGGTACGAGAAACGGGTCGAGGCCGAGGTACGCCAGGGGCAGGTTCCTAAGCACCTGGGGATGATTCTGGACGGCAACCGCCGCTTTGCCAGGGAGTTGGGCCTGGAAGCGCACCAGGGCCACGAGTTCGGGGTACAGAAGGCCTACGAAGTGCTGGAGTGGTGCCTGGAGCTCAAGATTCCTACCGTGACCATCTGGGTCTTTTCCACCGACAACTTCAACCGCAGCCAGACCGAAGTCGAGACGCTCATGCGCCTCTTTGTTCAGGAAGCCAAGCGCATGGCCCAGGATCCCCGCATTCATGCCAACGAGGTGCGGGTCAAGGTGATTGGGCGGCACGACCGCTTTCCCCCCAAGGTGCTGGAAGCCCTCGAGGAGCTGGAAAAAGCCACCGAACACCACAGCGGGATGCTCCTGAATATCGCCATGGGCTACGGGGGGCGGGAAGAAATTGTGGATGCCGTCAAGCAGCTTTTGCTCGAGGCCGCCAAGACCGGCAAGTCGCCGGAAGAACTGGCTGCCGAGCTGGACATGGAACACATCTCCGAGCGGCTCTACACAGCGGGCGTACCCGACCCCGACTTCATCATCCGCACCTCGGGCGAGATCCGGCTCTCGGGCTTTTTGCTGTGGCAGGCTGCCTACAGCGAGTACTACTTCTTCGATGCCTTCTGGCCCGCCTTCCGCAAGGTGGACTTCTTAAGGGCGGTGCGCGACTACCAGAAGCGCGAGCGGCGCTTTGGGAAGTGA
- a CDS encoding phosphopentomutase, with translation MKITTIVLDSVGLGYLPDATQFGDEGADTLDHTVLKTGLELPHLASLGLGHVPGVHTLPRVEVPLGAFGRMIEVNPGKDTSTGHWEFVGIHLEHPFQVFPQGYPQDFLAQYLQRIGVEGYLLNRPYSGTEAIRDYGDEHLRTGFPIVYTSADSVFQVAAHIGKVPLETLYAWCQTAREMLVGPLACARVIARPFEGEPGHYSRREDLRKDFALEPPPNVLDVIYAGGLEVVGVGKIPDIYAHRGFTREVKAGSNDLGMEHTLELMREPFSGLIFTNLVDFDAKYGHRRNPQGYAEALAAFDTRLPEFRAALGPEDYLFIVSDHGNDPTYRGTDHTREYGMLLVVGPGMAGKDLGTRASFADLAASWARAFGLGWEGPGVSVL, from the coding sequence ATGAAGATTACCACCATCGTGCTGGACTCGGTGGGCCTGGGCTACCTGCCTGACGCCACCCAGTTTGGCGATGAAGGGGCCGATACCCTCGACCACACCGTACTCAAAACCGGCCTCGAGCTTCCCCACCTGGCCTCGCTGGGGCTGGGCCACGTACCGGGGGTTCACACCCTTCCCAGGGTTGAAGTGCCTTTGGGGGCCTTTGGGCGCATGATTGAGGTAAACCCCGGCAAGGACACCTCCACCGGCCACTGGGAGTTTGTGGGGATTCACCTCGAGCACCCCTTCCAGGTTTTTCCACAGGGTTATCCACAGGATTTTCTGGCGCAGTACCTCCAGCGCATCGGGGTAGAGGGCTACCTGCTCAACCGGCCCTACTCGGGCACCGAGGCCATCCGCGACTACGGCGACGAACACTTGCGCACAGGTTTTCCCATCGTCTACACCTCGGCAGACTCGGTGTTTCAGGTTGCCGCACATATCGGCAAGGTGCCCCTGGAAACGCTTTATGCCTGGTGCCAGACCGCCCGCGAGATGCTGGTGGGGCCGCTGGCCTGCGCCCGGGTGATTGCCCGCCCCTTCGAGGGTGAGCCGGGCCACTACTCCCGCCGCGAAGACCTACGCAAAGACTTTGCCCTGGAGCCTCCGCCCAATGTGCTGGATGTAATCTATGCCGGGGGATTGGAGGTGGTGGGGGTGGGCAAAATCCCCGACATCTACGCCCACCGGGGCTTTACCCGCGAGGTCAAGGCCGGCAGCAATGACCTGGGCATGGAGCACACCCTGGAACTGATGCGTGAGCCTTTCTCGGGCCTGATCTTTACCAATCTGGTAGATTTCGATGCCAAGTACGGCCACCGCCGCAACCCCCAGGGCTACGCCGAGGCCCTGGCCGCCTTCGACACCCGGCTACCAGAGTTTCGGGCAGCTCTGGGCCCCGAGGACTACCTTTTCATCGTTTCCGACCACGGCAACGACCCCACCTACCGGGGCACCGATCACACCCGCGAGTACGGGATGCTTCTGGTTGTGGGGCCCGGCATGGCCGGCAAAGACCTGGGTACCCGTGCCAGCTTTGCCGACCTGGCGGCAAGCTGGGCTAGAGCCTTCGGGCTTGGCTGGGAAGGGCCGGGCGTAAGTGTGCTCTAG
- a CDS encoding ATP-dependent 6-phosphofructokinase produces the protein MQNRTPNTQIPILGPARFQSPLQNQRDVFVEDNSRVLLASMLDELQNPPATFELAGPRRQIFFNPAEIACGIVTCGGLCPGLNDVIRSVVMTLSYSYGVKRIYGFRYGYAGLAASQGIEPLLLTPEMVQDIHDDGGTMLGSSRGPQEPADMIERLQQLGVRILFAVGGDGTLRGASALAQELQKRNLAISVIGIPKTIDNDIEWIERSFGVATAVEEATRALEAAHAEARGAYNGIGLVKLMGRHSGFITAHATLANADVNFCLVPEVPFSLEGFLAALEERLLTRHHAVIALAEGAGQDLIEGEVTRDASGNVRLKDIGHFLKEAIGRHFDQKGLEATIKYIDPSYIIRSVPANAVDSEYCLALGQHAVHAGMSGRTDMMVGYWNQHFTHVPIAMATQKRKQIDPQSELWQQVLGATGQPRGM, from the coding sequence GTGCAAAACCGTACTCCCAACACTCAAATTCCCATCCTGGGCCCGGCCCGCTTCCAGAGCCCCCTGCAAAACCAGCGGGATGTATTTGTGGAGGACAACAGCCGGGTGTTGTTGGCTTCCATGCTGGATGAGCTGCAAAACCCACCCGCCACTTTCGAGCTAGCCGGCCCCCGCCGCCAGATTTTTTTCAACCCCGCCGAAATCGCTTGCGGCATCGTGACCTGTGGTGGGCTCTGCCCCGGCCTGAACGATGTGATTCGCTCGGTGGTGATGACCCTCAGCTACAGCTATGGGGTGAAGCGCATCTACGGGTTCCGCTATGGCTACGCCGGGTTGGCCGCCAGCCAGGGCATCGAACCCCTGCTCCTGACCCCCGAGATGGTACAGGACATCCACGACGATGGCGGCACCATGCTGGGCTCCTCGAGAGGCCCCCAGGAACCCGCCGACATGATCGAGCGCTTGCAGCAACTGGGGGTGCGAATTCTGTTTGCAGTAGGCGGCGACGGTACCCTGCGGGGGGCCTCGGCCCTGGCTCAGGAGCTACAGAAGCGGAACCTGGCCATCAGCGTGATTGGCATCCCAAAAACCATAGATAACGACATCGAGTGGATCGAGCGCAGCTTTGGTGTGGCCACCGCCGTCGAGGAGGCCACCAGGGCGCTGGAAGCTGCCCACGCCGAGGCCCGGGGAGCCTACAACGGCATCGGGCTGGTCAAGCTAATGGGCCGCCACAGCGGCTTCATCACCGCCCACGCCACCCTGGCCAACGCCGATGTAAACTTCTGTCTGGTACCCGAGGTACCCTTTAGCCTGGAGGGCTTCCTGGCCGCCCTGGAAGAGCGCCTGCTAACCCGCCACCATGCGGTTATTGCCCTGGCCGAAGGGGCCGGTCAGGACTTGATCGAAGGAGAAGTGACCAGGGATGCTTCGGGCAACGTCCGGCTGAAGGACATCGGGCATTTCCTCAAAGAGGCCATTGGCCGGCATTTCGACCAGAAGGGCCTGGAGGCCACCATCAAATACATTGACCCCAGCTACATCATTCGTAGCGTACCGGCCAACGCGGTGGATTCGGAGTATTGTCTGGCTCTGGGGCAGCATGCCGTCCATGCCGGCATGAGCGGGCGCACCGACATGATGGTGGGCTACTGGAACCAGCACTTTACCCATGTGCCCATCGCTATGGCCACGCAAAAGCGCAAGCAGATTGACCCCCAGAGCGAGCTGTGGCAACAAGTGCTGGGAGCCACCGGACAGCCCAGGGGGATGTGA
- a CDS encoding nicotinate phosphoribosyltransferase has product MNPLNPRNLILNTDSYKASHFAQFPKGMTYASWYIESRGGDSNFVRFFGLQAFLMEYLSKGVSMADVEEAQAVFTAHGLPFPTDGWRYIAKELGGRLPVRIRAVPEGAVIPVHNPLVIIESTDPRVPWLPGWLETALLRAVWYPTTVCTISWQIKQIIQAALEKTADDPEAELPFKLHDFGARGVSSLESAGLGGMAHLVNFMGTDTVTALIYARNYYGAEMAGYSIPAMEHSTVTSFGRSGEARAYRQMIETFGKPGALFAMVIDSYNREHAVSQIIGEELRELIQKSGATAVIRPDSGDPPFVVLRTVQTLEARFGATTNKKGFKVLNGVRVIQGDGVNADTIRKVLFLLEQWGYSASNVAFGMGGALLQHPHRDTQKFAQKLHLVTVDGQTYGVSKSPVDDPGKLSKKGRLDVIRDERGIRTVELEADEPAQHPQSILHTVFENGEITRRYTWEEVRANG; this is encoded by the coding sequence ATGAACCCCCTCAACCCCCGCAACCTGATTCTCAACACCGACAGCTACAAAGCCAGCCACTTTGCCCAGTTTCCCAAAGGCATGACCTACGCCAGCTGGTACATCGAGAGCCGGGGCGGCGACTCCAACTTTGTACGCTTCTTCGGGCTGCAAGCCTTTTTGATGGAGTACCTGTCCAAAGGGGTCAGTATGGCCGATGTGGAGGAGGCCCAGGCCGTCTTTACCGCCCACGGCTTGCCCTTCCCGACCGACGGCTGGCGCTACATTGCCAAGGAGCTGGGCGGCAGGCTACCGGTGCGCATCCGGGCCGTGCCGGAAGGGGCGGTGATTCCCGTCCACAACCCGCTGGTGATTATCGAGAGCACCGACCCCCGGGTGCCCTGGCTGCCCGGCTGGCTCGAGACCGCCCTGCTGCGGGCGGTCTGGTATCCCACCACAGTCTGCACGATCTCGTGGCAAATCAAGCAGATTATCCAGGCCGCCCTGGAAAAAACCGCCGACGACCCCGAGGCCGAGCTGCCCTTCAAGCTGCACGACTTTGGCGCACGGGGCGTGAGCAGCCTCGAGAGCGCCGGTCTGGGCGGAATGGCCCACCTGGTCAACTTCATGGGCACCGACACCGTAACGGCCCTGATATACGCCCGCAACTACTACGGAGCCGAGATGGCCGGCTACTCCATTCCGGCCATGGAGCACTCCACCGTGACCAGCTTTGGCCGTTCGGGCGAAGCCCGGGCCTACCGGCAGATGATCGAGACCTTCGGCAAGCCGGGGGCGCTATTTGCCATGGTGATTGACTCCTACAACCGCGAGCACGCCGTGAGCCAGATTATCGGCGAGGAGCTGCGCGAGCTGATCCAAAAATCCGGGGCCACTGCGGTCATCCGCCCCGACTCGGGCGACCCGCCCTTTGTGGTGCTGCGCACGGTACAGACCCTGGAAGCCAGATTCGGCGCGACGACCAACAAAAAGGGTTTCAAGGTGTTGAATGGGGTGCGGGTGATTCAGGGTGACGGGGTCAATGCCGACACCATCCGCAAGGTGCTGTTTTTGCTCGAGCAGTGGGGCTATAGCGCCTCCAACGTGGCTTTCGGCATGGGCGGGGCCCTCTTGCAACACCCCCACCGCGACACCCAGAAGTTCGCCCAGAAGCTGCACCTGGTAACCGTAGACGGCCAGACCTACGGGGTAAGCAAGAGCCCGGTAGATGATCCCGGCAAACTTTCCAAGAAGGGGCGCCTCGACGTCATCCGCGATGAGCGCGGCATTCGCACGGTGGAGCTGGAAGCCGATGAGCCTGCCCAGCACCCCCAGAGCATCCTGCACACCGTGTTCGAGAACGGCGAAATTACCAGGCGCTACACCTGGGAAGAAGTGCGGGCGAACGGCTAG
- a CDS encoding multidrug efflux SMR transporter: MNGWVLLLLAIVSEVIGSTGLKASQGFSKLGPSVVVVMGYASAFYFLSLALKTIPLNTAYAVWSGLGTALIAVLGWLLLKEPMNGVIALGIVLIIVGVVVLNLASRP, from the coding sequence GTGAACGGCTGGGTTTTGCTGCTGCTGGCAATTGTGTCAGAAGTGATCGGTTCGACGGGTCTCAAAGCCTCGCAGGGCTTTAGCAAGCTTGGGCCCTCTGTGGTGGTAGTGATGGGCTATGCCAGCGCCTTCTACTTTCTGAGCCTGGCGCTCAAGACCATTCCGCTCAACACCGCCTATGCAGTCTGGTCGGGGCTGGGTACTGCGCTAATTGCAGTGTTGGGCTGGTTGCTGCTCAAGGAGCCTATGAACGGGGTGATCGCTCTGGGTATTGTTTTGATTATTGTGGGGGTGGTGGTTTTGAACCTGGCCTCGAGGCCCTGA
- a CDS encoding multidrug efflux SMR transporter, whose protein sequence is MAWVYLVIAGIFEVGFATSLKLSENFSNWPYTIGFFVCAAISFGLLVVAVKHIPLGTAYAVWTGIGAFGTALVGILFFGDPATVGRIVFLVLLIGSVIGLKLVSPDDSKPAQVKEVS, encoded by the coding sequence ATGGCCTGGGTCTATCTTGTTATTGCCGGAATCTTTGAGGTAGGGTTTGCTACCAGCCTCAAGCTCTCGGAAAACTTCAGCAACTGGCCCTATACCATCGGCTTTTTCGTCTGCGCTGCTATCAGCTTTGGGTTGTTGGTGGTTGCTGTCAAGCACATTCCACTGGGCACCGCCTACGCTGTATGGACGGGTATTGGGGCTTTTGGCACCGCGCTGGTGGGAATTCTCTTTTTTGGCGACCCCGCCACCGTGGGCCGAATCGTCTTTCTGGTGCTGCTGATTGGTTCGGTAATCGGCCTCAAGCTGGTCTCACCGGACGACAGTAAACCCGCACAGGTCAAGGAGGTTTCGTGA
- a CDS encoding response regulator transcription factor, whose protein sequence is MSHPGPKASLGVLLVDDHAVVRQGLRMFLATDEGLYVVGEAENGQEALEKVAALHPDVVLMDLLMPVMDGVQATRQIKARFPEVEVIVLTSVLNDHLVTEAIHAGATGYLLKDTHPEELVEAIHAAGRGEVRLHPEAARRLAQEVRTAEMREALTPRETEILRLVGRGLSNKRIAQQLELSELTVKTHVSNLLSKLGLSSRTQAALFAIKEGLIGLE, encoded by the coding sequence ATGAGCCATCCCGGCCCAAAGGCAAGCCTGGGGGTTTTGCTGGTGGACGACCATGCGGTGGTGCGCCAGGGGTTGCGGATGTTTCTGGCTACCGACGAGGGGCTTTATGTGGTGGGCGAGGCCGAAAACGGGCAGGAGGCGCTGGAGAAGGTGGCCGCCTTGCACCCTGATGTGGTGCTGATGGACTTGCTGATGCCGGTGATGGACGGGGTACAGGCGACCCGTCAGATTAAAGCGCGCTTTCCCGAGGTGGAGGTGATTGTCCTGACCAGTGTGTTGAACGATCACCTGGTAACCGAAGCCATTCATGCGGGCGCTACGGGCTATCTGCTCAAGGATACCCACCCCGAAGAACTGGTGGAAGCCATCCATGCGGCAGGCCGGGGTGAGGTGCGGCTGCATCCCGAGGCCGCCAGGCGGCTGGCCCAGGAGGTACGCACCGCCGAAATGCGCGAAGCCCTGACCCCCAGGGAGACCGAAATCCTGCGATTGGTGGGGCGGGGGTTGTCTAACAAGCGCATCGCCCAGCAGCTCGAGCTATCCGAGCTGACCGTCAAGACCCACGTTTCCAATCTGCTGTCCAAGCTGGGGCTGTCCTCGCGCACCCAGGCGGCTTTGTTTGCCATCAAGGAAGGGTTGATTGGGCTTGAGTGA